A single genomic interval of Zobellia nedashkovskayae harbors:
- a CDS encoding methionine aminotransferase, which produces MASSNIKFASKLPNAKTTIFTTVGNLARKHNAVDLSQGFPNFKVDQKLKSLVTHAMKNGHNQYAAMQGYYGLREIISQKIEKLHNRAYNPETEITVTVGATQAIFTAITAFVNKGDEVIVLKPAYDCYEPAIALNGGIPIYVQLDADGYQVDWEIFKSKISEKTRMVIINTPHNPSGRVFSKEDMLQLQEILKPTNCIVLSDEVYEHIIFEGNEHQSASRFEDLAQRSFVCASFGKTFHVTGWKIGYCVAPAELMNEFRKTHQFAVFCVDHPVQRAMAAYLKNEENYLSLPSFYQEKRDLFLEGLKDSRFKFKPSEGTYFQLLDYTEITKENDEDFAKRLIVDYKLASIPISSFNEHNRQDGVLRFCFAKKNETLEQALKILKSL; this is translated from the coding sequence ATGGCATCTTCTAACATAAAATTTGCTTCCAAACTTCCAAATGCAAAAACTACAATTTTTACAACGGTAGGCAATTTAGCTCGCAAGCACAATGCTGTAGATCTATCTCAGGGCTTTCCTAATTTTAAGGTAGACCAAAAACTCAAAAGCCTTGTTACGCATGCCATGAAAAACGGACATAACCAATATGCTGCCATGCAGGGTTATTATGGCTTACGGGAAATAATTTCACAAAAAATTGAAAAACTCCATAATAGAGCTTATAATCCTGAAACTGAAATTACAGTTACCGTAGGTGCAACACAGGCTATTTTTACAGCCATTACCGCATTCGTGAACAAAGGTGACGAAGTTATTGTACTGAAACCTGCCTATGACTGCTACGAACCGGCCATTGCGCTCAACGGAGGAATTCCTATATATGTACAGTTAGATGCCGATGGTTACCAAGTGGATTGGGAAATTTTCAAAAGCAAAATTTCGGAGAAGACCCGAATGGTTATCATAAACACACCTCATAACCCAAGCGGCCGTGTTTTTTCCAAAGAAGATATGCTTCAGTTACAAGAAATTCTAAAACCCACGAATTGTATCGTTCTAAGTGATGAAGTATACGAACATATTATTTTTGAAGGAAACGAGCACCAAAGTGCATCGCGATTTGAAGATCTAGCACAACGTAGTTTTGTGTGTGCTTCTTTTGGAAAAACCTTTCATGTTACCGGATGGAAAATAGGCTATTGCGTAGCACCCGCAGAGTTAATGAATGAGTTTAGAAAAACACACCAGTTTGCGGTATTCTGTGTAGACCATCCTGTACAACGAGCCATGGCAGCCTATCTTAAGAATGAGGAAAACTATTTAAGCTTACCTTCATTCTATCAAGAAAAAAGAGATTTGTTCTTGGAGGGGTTAAAAGATTCTAGATTTAAATTTAAACCTTCAGAAGGAACCTATTTTCAGCTTTTGGACTATACTGAAATCACAAAAGAAAATGATGAAGATTTTGCAAAACGCTTGATTGTTGATTACAAGTTGGCAAGTATACCTATATCTTCCTTTAATGAGCACAATAGGCAAGATGGTGTTTTACGGTTTTGTTTTGCAAAGAAAAATGAAACTTTAGAACAAGCTTTAAAAATCCTAAAATCACTTTAA
- a CDS encoding CoA transferase subunit B, translating into MLDKNGIAKRIAKEVKDGYYVNLGIGIPTLVANFVRDDINVEFQSENGVLGMGPFPYEGEEDADIINAGKQTITTLNGASFFDSATSFGMIRGKHVDLTILGAMEVSETGDIANWKIPGKMVKGMGGAMDLVASAENIIVAMMHTNRAGESKLLKKCSLPLTGVGCVTKIVTNLAVIEVTPKGFKLLERAPGVSVDEIKEATEGTLIVDGDVPEMNL; encoded by the coding sequence ATGTTAGATAAAAATGGAATCGCAAAGCGAATTGCAAAAGAGGTCAAAGACGGTTATTATGTTAACCTAGGCATTGGTATTCCCACCTTGGTTGCCAACTTTGTAAGAGATGATATAAATGTAGAATTTCAGAGCGAAAACGGAGTTTTGGGCATGGGTCCATTTCCGTATGAAGGAGAAGAAGATGCTGATATTATAAATGCGGGAAAGCAAACTATAACAACACTTAATGGAGCTTCTTTCTTTGATTCGGCTACGAGTTTTGGAATGATCCGTGGGAAACACGTAGACCTCACTATTTTGGGAGCTATGGAAGTTTCTGAGACCGGCGATATCGCTAATTGGAAAATTCCGGGCAAAATGGTTAAAGGAATGGGCGGTGCAATGGATTTAGTTGCTTCTGCCGAAAATATAATTGTGGCCATGATGCATACCAATCGCGCTGGTGAATCCAAGCTTTTAAAAAAGTGTAGTTTACCACTTACTGGAGTAGGTTGTGTAACCAAAATAGTTACTAATCTAGCAGTAATAGAAGTAACTCCAAAAGGCTTTAAGCTTCTTGAACGTGCTCCGGGAGTTTCTGTAGATGAAATTAAGGAAGCTACGGAGGGCACTTTGATTGTTGATGGTGATGTACCCGAAATGAATTTGTAA
- a CDS encoding four helix bundle protein — translation MRNDKENLIVKLTFDLALEVVKFSEEIRADNRFEMASQIFRSGTSIGANIREAQNAESKRDFIHKFKISAKEADELKYWLQICMSSEFYPNPDESLMKNLNSVILIISKIISTSKKS, via the coding sequence ATGAGGAATGATAAAGAGAATTTAATTGTAAAATTAACTTTTGATTTAGCCCTTGAAGTTGTTAAGTTTTCTGAGGAAATAAGAGCTGATAATCGATTTGAAATGGCTTCGCAAATATTCAGAAGTGGTACTTCTATAGGGGCAAACATTAGAGAGGCGCAGAATGCAGAAAGTAAGAGAGATTTCATTCATAAGTTTAAAATTTCGGCAAAAGAGGCTGATGAACTTAAGTATTGGCTTCAGATATGTATGTCTTCGGAATTTTATCCAAACCCAGATGAAAGTTTAATGAAGAATTTAAATTCTGTCATTTTAATTATCTCGAAAATTATCTCAACTAGTAAAAAATCATAA
- a CDS encoding CoA transferase subunit A, whose amino-acid sequence MISKKVADVKEAMQGIQDGMTFMLGGFGLCGIPENAITELVSSNIKDITCISNNAGVDDFGLGLLLHKHQIKKMISSYVGENEEFERQMLSGELEVELTPQGTLAEKCRAAQAGFPAFYTPAGYGTEVAEGKETREFNGKMYVLEEAFKADFAFVKAWKGDEAGNLIFKGTARNFNPCMCGAATITVAEVEELVPAGELDPNQIHIPGIFVQRIFQGENYEKRIEQRTVRPQQ is encoded by the coding sequence ATGATCTCTAAGAAAGTAGCTGATGTAAAAGAAGCCATGCAAGGCATTCAAGACGGAATGACCTTCATGTTAGGTGGTTTTGGCCTTTGCGGAATACCGGAAAATGCCATCACGGAACTGGTTTCTTCCAATATTAAAGATATTACCTGTATTTCTAATAATGCTGGGGTAGATGATTTTGGTCTGGGACTTTTACTTCACAAACATCAGATAAAAAAAATGATATCTTCTTACGTGGGTGAGAACGAAGAGTTTGAACGGCAGATGCTCAGTGGTGAGCTTGAGGTTGAATTGACGCCTCAGGGTACTTTAGCCGAAAAATGTCGTGCTGCGCAAGCAGGTTTCCCTGCGTTTTATACGCCTGCAGGTTACGGAACCGAAGTTGCAGAAGGTAAGGAAACTAGAGAGTTCAACGGAAAAATGTATGTGTTGGAAGAGGCTTTCAAAGCCGATTTTGCTTTCGTAAAAGCATGGAAAGGAGATGAAGCGGGGAACCTAATTTTTAAGGGTACCGCAAGAAATTTTAATCCTTGTATGTGTGGAGCAGCTACGATTACCGTTGCTGAGGTAGAAGAACTTGTGCCCGCTGGTGAGCTAGACCCAAATCAAATTCATATTCCTGGAATATTTGTGCAGCGTATTTTTCAAGGAGAGAACTATGAAAAACGTATTGAACAACGAACGGTTAGACCACAACAATAA
- a CDS encoding penicillin-binding protein 1A, giving the protein MAKVVKEKKTNGYFKYIKWFWILFISGILLVVLLFLSASWGLLGDMPEYEYLENPQTNLATEIISSDAKTLGKFYLDDNRTPVPYDSLPQNLVNALIATEDVRFYDHSGIDGFGVLRAVAKLGKNGGASTITQQLARQLFVGVRSKNKLETIKQKAMEWVLATRLETQYTKQEIIAMYFNQYDFLNNADGIRSASKIYFGKEPQQLKTEESAVLVGMLKNSSYFNPIRRPELVTNRRNTVLGQMAKYDFITEQEKDSLQAMEMDINFNPESHKEGLATYFRMYLQGFMNDWISKNPKPALEGGRDKWNLYLDGLKIYTTIDSRMQANAEDAVRKHMANLQNEFFHQNTPKRNPTAPFLDLEKSEINKILEREMKNSSRWRGMADEGKSEKVIRESFTKKREMTVFDWNSEGHERDTIMTPMDSIRYYKTFLRAAMMSMEPQTGHVKAWVGGIDYRHFQYDNVIQGSRQAGSTFKPFVYAAAIDQLRLSPCDSLPDTQYCIEAGKHGNTEAWCPKNAVGQYSGKMYSLKDALANSVNTVTAQLIDKVGPGSVVSIAKNLGITGNIPEVPSIALGTHDTNVYEMVGAYGTFANQGVYVKPVMVTRIEDKNGTVLYEYVPETKDVLSKDVSYAMLNLMEGVTHGGSGTRLRHRGMQNTTVYKEIITGYPYGFKNAIAGKTGTTQNNSDGWFMGIVPNLVTGVWVGGDDRSIHFESIKYGQGASMALPIWGLYMKKNYENENLGISDSEFEKPSNLSINIDCDRVVENNDEEDGLDDDIDDLNF; this is encoded by the coding sequence ATGGCCAAGGTTGTTAAAGAGAAAAAAACCAATGGGTATTTTAAATACATCAAGTGGTTTTGGATCCTGTTTATTTCAGGAATTCTATTAGTTGTATTGTTGTTTTTGTCCGCGTCTTGGGGACTATTGGGCGATATGCCAGAATATGAGTATCTGGAGAATCCGCAGACTAACTTAGCTACCGAGATTATTTCTTCGGATGCAAAAACATTGGGTAAGTTCTATTTAGATGATAACCGAACTCCTGTACCTTATGATAGTCTTCCACAAAATTTAGTGAATGCACTTATTGCCACAGAAGATGTTCGTTTTTATGATCACTCAGGAATTGATGGATTCGGTGTTTTAAGAGCTGTTGCAAAATTGGGGAAAAATGGTGGTGCCAGTACTATAACACAACAGTTGGCACGACAACTTTTTGTTGGGGTGCGGTCTAAAAATAAACTTGAGACCATCAAACAAAAAGCAATGGAATGGGTACTCGCTACCCGATTGGAAACTCAATATACAAAGCAAGAGATAATTGCTATGTATTTCAATCAATATGACTTTCTTAATAACGCAGATGGTATACGTTCTGCTTCAAAAATTTATTTTGGTAAAGAACCGCAACAACTAAAGACAGAGGAGTCTGCGGTATTAGTGGGTATGCTTAAGAACTCTTCTTATTTCAATCCAATTAGAAGACCGGAATTAGTGACCAATCGTAGAAATACGGTATTGGGACAGATGGCCAAATATGATTTTATTACCGAGCAGGAGAAAGATTCATTACAGGCTATGGAGATGGATATTAATTTTAATCCAGAATCTCATAAAGAAGGTTTGGCTACCTATTTTAGGATGTACCTACAAGGGTTCATGAACGATTGGATATCTAAAAACCCCAAGCCAGCTTTGGAAGGTGGTAGAGATAAATGGAATCTGTACTTAGATGGATTAAAAATTTACACGACTATAGATTCACGAATGCAGGCCAATGCAGAGGATGCTGTGCGTAAACATATGGCAAATCTTCAAAACGAATTCTTTCATCAAAATACGCCAAAGAGAAATCCTACGGCTCCATTTTTAGATTTGGAGAAATCTGAAATAAATAAAATTTTAGAGCGAGAAATGAAAAACTCTTCTAGATGGCGAGGCATGGCGGATGAAGGTAAATCTGAAAAGGTGATCCGTGAATCGTTCACCAAAAAAAGAGAGATGACCGTTTTTGATTGGAATAGTGAAGGACATGAACGCGATACTATCATGACTCCAATGGATTCAATCAGATATTATAAAACGTTTTTAAGAGCTGCAATGATGTCTATGGAGCCACAGACGGGCCACGTAAAGGCTTGGGTTGGTGGTATTGATTATAGACACTTCCAATATGACAATGTTATTCAAGGCTCACGCCAGGCAGGATCAACGTTTAAGCCTTTTGTATATGCTGCGGCTATCGATCAATTAAGACTATCACCTTGTGACTCTTTGCCGGATACGCAATATTGTATAGAGGCTGGAAAGCATGGCAACACAGAGGCTTGGTGTCCTAAGAATGCTGTAGGTCAATATTCGGGTAAAATGTATTCGCTTAAAGATGCGCTAGCAAACTCGGTAAATACGGTAACGGCACAGTTGATTGATAAGGTTGGCCCAGGCTCGGTAGTTTCTATTGCTAAAAACTTGGGTATTACTGGAAATATTCCTGAAGTGCCTTCTATTGCACTGGGTACCCATGATACTAATGTCTACGAAATGGTTGGTGCTTATGGAACATTTGCAAACCAAGGAGTCTATGTTAAACCAGTAATGGTAACGCGTATAGAGGATAAAAACGGAACGGTTTTATATGAATACGTGCCAGAGACTAAAGATGTACTGAGCAAAGATGTTTCTTACGCTATGTTAAATTTAATGGAAGGTGTTACACATGGTGGTTCTGGTACAAGACTTAGACATAGGGGTATGCAGAATACTACAGTTTACAAAGAAATTATTACTGGTTATCCATATGGATTCAAAAACGCTATTGCGGGTAAAACAGGTACAACACAAAACAATAGTGACGGGTGGTTTATGGGCATCGTTCCTAACCTTGTAACCGGTGTTTGGGTTGGTGGTGATGATAGATCTATTCACTTTGAATCTATAAAATATGGTCAGGGTGCATCTATGGCACTACCTATTTGGGGGCTCTATATGAAAAAGAACTATGAGAATGAAAATTTAGGAATTTCTGATAGTGAGTTTGAAAAACCTTCAAATCTGTCAATTAATATAGATTGTGACAGAGTCGTAGAGAATAATGACGAAGAAGATGGTTTGGATGATGATATAGATGATCTAAATTTCTAA
- a CDS encoding gliding motility lipoprotein GldH: MARILLVFAVAVLCFACNDNLVKSEFQATKGGVWNKTDNILFSFSEIDTTKRHNMFITVRNDATFPYNNLFLIAELEYPSGETVKDTLEYEMALPDGTWLGKGYGSIKENKLWFKENIVFPSSGVYNLRVWHAMRKNGSVNGVENLKGITDVGFEIEKSNE, encoded by the coding sequence ATGGCTAGGATTTTACTGGTTTTTGCTGTGGCGGTATTGTGCTTTGCGTGCAACGATAATTTGGTGAAATCTGAATTTCAGGCTACAAAAGGTGGAGTGTGGAACAAGACGGATAATATTCTTTTCTCGTTCTCAGAAATAGACACTACAAAAAGGCACAATATGTTTATTACTGTTCGTAATGATGCTACTTTTCCGTATAATAACTTGTTTCTGATTGCAGAATTGGAATATCCTTCGGGGGAAACCGTAAAAGATACCCTAGAGTATGAAATGGCATTGCCAGATGGTACTTGGTTGGGGAAAGGATACGGCAGTATTAAAGAAAATAAATTATGGTTTAAGGAAAACATCGTTTTTCCTTCTTCGGGCGTATATAATTTACGTGTTTGGCATGCCATGCGTAAAAATGGTAGTGTAAACGGTGTTGAAAATTTAAAAGGCATAACCGACGTCGGTTTTGAAATAGAAAAAAGTAACGAGTAA
- a CDS encoding PSP1 domain-containing protein, which yields MGCSSCSTGKDGQPSGCKNNGTCGTDGCNKLTVFDWLSNMSLPNGEKPFDCVEVRFKNSRKEFFRNSENLSISIGDIVATQAQSGHDIGMVTLVGELVKVQMKRKKVDYKDENLPKVHRKASQNDIDKWQKCRDREEEIKKRAREIAIILKLQMKISDVEFQGDGSKATFYYTAEDRVDFRQLIKDMAKAFGIRIEMRQIGYRQEAQRLGGIGSCGRELCCSTWLTDFRSVSTSAARYQQLSLNPQKLAGQCGKLKCCLNYELDMYLDALKDFPSQDTKLFTEKGLAFCQKTDIFKGMLWFSYRDDPANWHTLTKEQVQEILEKNKKKEKVASLEEYTVDNFVKEEKVFENVVGQDSLTRFDRPKQSRNRNNRKKNKAKRTRGNANNNNKSTSNNNNNNNNRNKTGNANTSKNKRRRNNPKKQQDNG from the coding sequence ATGGGCTGTAGCAGTTGTTCGACCGGTAAGGACGGACAACCTTCTGGTTGCAAGAATAATGGAACTTGTGGTACCGATGGTTGTAATAAATTAACCGTCTTTGATTGGCTTTCCAACATGTCGCTTCCTAACGGTGAAAAACCGTTTGATTGCGTTGAAGTTCGATTTAAGAATAGTAGAAAAGAATTCTTCAGAAATAGTGAAAATCTGTCTATTTCAATAGGTGATATTGTGGCAACACAAGCACAATCCGGTCATGACATTGGTATGGTTACCCTTGTAGGTGAGTTGGTGAAAGTGCAAATGAAGCGCAAAAAAGTTGATTATAAAGACGAAAATCTTCCTAAAGTTCACCGTAAGGCGTCTCAAAATGATATCGATAAATGGCAGAAATGCCGTGACCGAGAAGAAGAGATCAAAAAGCGAGCAAGAGAAATAGCGATTATCTTGAAACTTCAAATGAAGATTTCTGATGTTGAGTTTCAAGGTGATGGTTCAAAAGCCACATTTTATTACACAGCGGAAGACCGAGTTGACTTTAGACAGTTGATAAAGGATATGGCTAAAGCTTTTGGTATCCGTATTGAAATGCGACAAATTGGTTATCGGCAAGAAGCCCAACGTTTAGGCGGTATTGGTTCTTGTGGACGTGAATTATGCTGCTCTACTTGGTTAACTGATTTTAGGTCTGTAAGTACGTCTGCCGCCCGTTACCAGCAATTATCTTTAAATCCACAAAAATTAGCTGGGCAATGCGGGAAGCTTAAATGTTGTTTGAACTATGAGCTAGATATGTACTTGGATGCCTTAAAAGACTTTCCTTCTCAAGATACCAAACTGTTTACTGAAAAAGGACTTGCCTTCTGCCAAAAGACCGATATTTTTAAGGGTATGCTTTGGTTTTCATATAGGGACGACCCAGCAAATTGGCATACGCTTACTAAAGAGCAGGTTCAGGAAATTTTAGAAAAAAATAAAAAGAAAGAAAAAGTTGCCAGCCTAGAGGAATATACGGTAGATAATTTCGTTAAGGAAGAAAAGGTGTTTGAGAATGTTGTTGGGCAAGATAGCCTTACGCGTTTTGATAGACCTAAGCAATCTAGAAACAGAAATAACCGTAAGAAGAATAAAGCCAAAAGGACTAGAGGTAACGCTAATAACAATAATAAGAGTACCAGTAACAACAACAATAATAACAATAACAGGAATAAAACGGGTAATGCAAATACTTCTAAAAATAAAAGAAGGAGAAACAACCCTAAAAAACAGCAAGATAATGGCTAG